A genomic region of Polypterus senegalus isolate Bchr_013 chromosome 17, ASM1683550v1, whole genome shotgun sequence contains the following coding sequences:
- the strada gene encoding STE20-related kinase adapter protein alpha isoform X5, whose protein sequence is MGSFVPDSCSYDLLTVIGCGLEDLMTVNLGRYRPTGDYVAIRRINLESCTNEMVNFLQGELHVSKLFHHPNILPYRSIFISKNELWVITPFMAYGSAKDLISNHFTDGMSELAIAYILQGVVKALDYIHHMGYVHRSVKASHILIAADGQVYLSGLRSIFSLIRHGQRARVVHDFPQYSMKVLPWLSPEVLQQNLQGYDARSDIYSLGITACELANGHVPFKDMPATQMLLEKLNGTVPCLLDTSTIPPEELTMKPSRSGADSGIGESTGACGIRPSNGEPSQHPYNRTFSAHFHSFVELCLQRDPERRPSASALLGHSFFKQIKRRASDALPELLLPVSPIRNLECGQRHNDSTAALASLESSLGQLEVDDWDF, encoded by the exons ATGGGGAGCTTTGTGCCCGACAGCTGCTCCTACGACCTGCTGACTGTCATAG GCTGCGGACTGGAGGACTTGATGACTGTGAACCTGGGGAGGTACCGGCCGACGGGGGATTATGTGGCCATTCGCAGGATAAACTTGGAAAGCTGCACCAACGAAATGGTGAACTTCCTGCAG ggggagctgcatgtgtccaagctgtttcatcatcccaACATCCTACCCTACAGAAGCATCTTCATCTCCAAAAACGAGCTGTGGGTCATCACGCCGTTCATGGCCTATG GTTCAGCTAAAGATTTAATAAGCAACCACTTTACCGATGGCATGAGCGAGCTGGCAATCGCCTACATCCTGCAGGGCGTGGTGAAGGCGCTGGACTACATCCACCACATGGGCTACGTGCACAG GAGTGTGAAGGCCAGCCATATCCTCATCGCTGCCGACGGCCAGGTTTACCTGTCTGGCCTGCGCAGCATCTTCAGCCTCATCCGTCACGGGCAGCGGGCCCGGGTGGTACACGACTTCCCCCAGTACAGCATGAAGGTGCTACCCTGGCTAAGCCCCGAGGTTCTGCAGCAG AATCTGCAGGGATATGATGCCCGCTCAGACATCTACAGCCTTGGGATTACCGCCTGTGAGCTTGCCAATGGCCATGTGCCTTTTAAAGACATGCCAGCTACCCAG ATGCTTCTGGAGAAACTGAATGGAACCGTACCCTGCCTGCTGGACACCAGCACCATCCCGCCAGAGGAGCTCACCATGAAGCCGTCCCGCTCGGGGGCTGACTCGGGCATCGGAGAAAGCACAGGGGCCTGTGGCATCAGGCCCTCAAATGGGGAGCCCAGTCAGCACCCCTACAATCGCACCTTCAGTGCCCACTTCCACAGCTTTGTCGAGCTTTGTTTGCAGAGGGACCCCGAGCGCAG ACCCTCTGCCAGCGCCCTTCTTGGTCACTCCTTCTTCAAACAG ATAAAGCGCCGCGCTTCAGATGCCCTCCCTGAACTCCTCCTACCCGTCTCGCCCATCAGAAACTTGGAGTGCGGGCAGCGGCACAACGACTCGACGGCAGCGCTGGCCAGCTTGGAGTCCAGCCTGGGCCAGCTCGAAGTGGATGACTGGGACTTCTAA
- the strada gene encoding STE20-related kinase adapter protein alpha isoform X1: MQVSTGVSSLSAMLFLFQAQCAFLPSRSDAAGGLLWPMLSLTVLLWRCLTRLEAHEESYESLASLPPRDAMGSFVPDSCSYDLLTVIGCGLEDLMTVNLGRYRPTGDYVAIRRINLESCTNEMVNFLQGELHVSKLFHHPNILPYRSIFISKNELWVITPFMAYGSAKDLISNHFTDGMSELAIAYILQGVVKALDYIHHMGYVHRSVKASHILIAADGQVYLSGLRSIFSLIRHGQRARVVHDFPQYSMKVLPWLSPEVLQQNLQGYDARSDIYSLGITACELANGHVPFKDMPATQMLLEKLNGTVPCLLDTSTIPPEELTMKPSRSGADSGIGESTGACGIRPSNGEPSQHPYNRTFSAHFHSFVELCLQRDPERRPSASALLGHSFFKQIKRRASDALPELLLPVSPIRNLECGQRHNDSTAALASLESSLGQLEVDDWDF; encoded by the exons ATGCAGGTCTCCACGGGGGTCTCGTCTCTGTCCGCCATGCTGTTCCTCTTTCAAGCCCAGTGTGCTTTTCTTCCCTCCAGATCTGATGCAGCCGGCGGCCTCCTCTGGCCAATGCTGTCCCTGACAGTCCTGCTGTGGCGCTGCCTTACCAGACTCGAG GCCCATGAGGAGAGCTACGAGTCCTTAGCCTCGCTCCCGCCTCGGGACGCCATGGGGAGCTTTGTGCCCGACAGCTGCTCCTACGACCTGCTGACTGTCATAG GCTGCGGACTGGAGGACTTGATGACTGTGAACCTGGGGAGGTACCGGCCGACGGGGGATTATGTGGCCATTCGCAGGATAAACTTGGAAAGCTGCACCAACGAAATGGTGAACTTCCTGCAG ggggagctgcatgtgtccaagctgtttcatcatcccaACATCCTACCCTACAGAAGCATCTTCATCTCCAAAAACGAGCTGTGGGTCATCACGCCGTTCATGGCCTATG GTTCAGCTAAAGATTTAATAAGCAACCACTTTACCGATGGCATGAGCGAGCTGGCAATCGCCTACATCCTGCAGGGCGTGGTGAAGGCGCTGGACTACATCCACCACATGGGCTACGTGCACAG GAGTGTGAAGGCCAGCCATATCCTCATCGCTGCCGACGGCCAGGTTTACCTGTCTGGCCTGCGCAGCATCTTCAGCCTCATCCGTCACGGGCAGCGGGCCCGGGTGGTACACGACTTCCCCCAGTACAGCATGAAGGTGCTACCCTGGCTAAGCCCCGAGGTTCTGCAGCAG AATCTGCAGGGATATGATGCCCGCTCAGACATCTACAGCCTTGGGATTACCGCCTGTGAGCTTGCCAATGGCCATGTGCCTTTTAAAGACATGCCAGCTACCCAG ATGCTTCTGGAGAAACTGAATGGAACCGTACCCTGCCTGCTGGACACCAGCACCATCCCGCCAGAGGAGCTCACCATGAAGCCGTCCCGCTCGGGGGCTGACTCGGGCATCGGAGAAAGCACAGGGGCCTGTGGCATCAGGCCCTCAAATGGGGAGCCCAGTCAGCACCCCTACAATCGCACCTTCAGTGCCCACTTCCACAGCTTTGTCGAGCTTTGTTTGCAGAGGGACCCCGAGCGCAG ACCCTCTGCCAGCGCCCTTCTTGGTCACTCCTTCTTCAAACAG ATAAAGCGCCGCGCTTCAGATGCCCTCCCTGAACTCCTCCTACCCGTCTCGCCCATCAGAAACTTGGAGTGCGGGCAGCGGCACAACGACTCGACGGCAGCGCTGGCCAGCTTGGAGTCCAGCCTGGGCCAGCTCGAAGTGGATGACTGGGACTTCTAA
- the strada gene encoding STE20-related kinase adapter protein alpha isoform X2: protein MPCHRLGGLCCPRRLPELTVFDFSTPEQPQGSSQRTAHEESYESLASLPPRDAMGSFVPDSCSYDLLTVIGCGLEDLMTVNLGRYRPTGDYVAIRRINLESCTNEMVNFLQGELHVSKLFHHPNILPYRSIFISKNELWVITPFMAYGSAKDLISNHFTDGMSELAIAYILQGVVKALDYIHHMGYVHRSVKASHILIAADGQVYLSGLRSIFSLIRHGQRARVVHDFPQYSMKVLPWLSPEVLQQNLQGYDARSDIYSLGITACELANGHVPFKDMPATQMLLEKLNGTVPCLLDTSTIPPEELTMKPSRSGADSGIGESTGACGIRPSNGEPSQHPYNRTFSAHFHSFVELCLQRDPERRPSASALLGHSFFKQIKRRASDALPELLLPVSPIRNLECGQRHNDSTAALASLESSLGQLEVDDWDF from the exons ATGCCATGCCACCGACTGGGGGGCCTCTGCTGCCCAAGACGTCTGCCAGAGCTCACTGTGTTCGATTTCTCCACCCCAGAGCAGCCTCAGGGGAGCTCGCAGCGGACC GCCCATGAGGAGAGCTACGAGTCCTTAGCCTCGCTCCCGCCTCGGGACGCCATGGGGAGCTTTGTGCCCGACAGCTGCTCCTACGACCTGCTGACTGTCATAG GCTGCGGACTGGAGGACTTGATGACTGTGAACCTGGGGAGGTACCGGCCGACGGGGGATTATGTGGCCATTCGCAGGATAAACTTGGAAAGCTGCACCAACGAAATGGTGAACTTCCTGCAG ggggagctgcatgtgtccaagctgtttcatcatcccaACATCCTACCCTACAGAAGCATCTTCATCTCCAAAAACGAGCTGTGGGTCATCACGCCGTTCATGGCCTATG GTTCAGCTAAAGATTTAATAAGCAACCACTTTACCGATGGCATGAGCGAGCTGGCAATCGCCTACATCCTGCAGGGCGTGGTGAAGGCGCTGGACTACATCCACCACATGGGCTACGTGCACAG GAGTGTGAAGGCCAGCCATATCCTCATCGCTGCCGACGGCCAGGTTTACCTGTCTGGCCTGCGCAGCATCTTCAGCCTCATCCGTCACGGGCAGCGGGCCCGGGTGGTACACGACTTCCCCCAGTACAGCATGAAGGTGCTACCCTGGCTAAGCCCCGAGGTTCTGCAGCAG AATCTGCAGGGATATGATGCCCGCTCAGACATCTACAGCCTTGGGATTACCGCCTGTGAGCTTGCCAATGGCCATGTGCCTTTTAAAGACATGCCAGCTACCCAG ATGCTTCTGGAGAAACTGAATGGAACCGTACCCTGCCTGCTGGACACCAGCACCATCCCGCCAGAGGAGCTCACCATGAAGCCGTCCCGCTCGGGGGCTGACTCGGGCATCGGAGAAAGCACAGGGGCCTGTGGCATCAGGCCCTCAAATGGGGAGCCCAGTCAGCACCCCTACAATCGCACCTTCAGTGCCCACTTCCACAGCTTTGTCGAGCTTTGTTTGCAGAGGGACCCCGAGCGCAG ACCCTCTGCCAGCGCCCTTCTTGGTCACTCCTTCTTCAAACAG ATAAAGCGCCGCGCTTCAGATGCCCTCCCTGAACTCCTCCTACCCGTCTCGCCCATCAGAAACTTGGAGTGCGGGCAGCGGCACAACGACTCGACGGCAGCGCTGGCCAGCTTGGAGTCCAGCCTGGGCCAGCTCGAAGTGGATGACTGGGACTTCTAA
- the strada gene encoding STE20-related kinase adapter protein alpha isoform X3, whose translation MSFLRWVSEKLSVESLRDLELFGEQPQGSSQRTAHEESYESLASLPPRDAMGSFVPDSCSYDLLTVIGCGLEDLMTVNLGRYRPTGDYVAIRRINLESCTNEMVNFLQGELHVSKLFHHPNILPYRSIFISKNELWVITPFMAYGSAKDLISNHFTDGMSELAIAYILQGVVKALDYIHHMGYVHRSVKASHILIAADGQVYLSGLRSIFSLIRHGQRARVVHDFPQYSMKVLPWLSPEVLQQNLQGYDARSDIYSLGITACELANGHVPFKDMPATQMLLEKLNGTVPCLLDTSTIPPEELTMKPSRSGADSGIGESTGACGIRPSNGEPSQHPYNRTFSAHFHSFVELCLQRDPERRPSASALLGHSFFKQIKRRASDALPELLLPVSPIRNLECGQRHNDSTAALASLESSLGQLEVDDWDF comes from the exons ATGTCTTTCCTG CGTTGGGTCTCGGAGAAACTCAGTGTTGAGAGCTTGAGGGATCTGGAACTGTTTGGAG AGCAGCCTCAGGGGAGCTCGCAGCGGACC GCCCATGAGGAGAGCTACGAGTCCTTAGCCTCGCTCCCGCCTCGGGACGCCATGGGGAGCTTTGTGCCCGACAGCTGCTCCTACGACCTGCTGACTGTCATAG GCTGCGGACTGGAGGACTTGATGACTGTGAACCTGGGGAGGTACCGGCCGACGGGGGATTATGTGGCCATTCGCAGGATAAACTTGGAAAGCTGCACCAACGAAATGGTGAACTTCCTGCAG ggggagctgcatgtgtccaagctgtttcatcatcccaACATCCTACCCTACAGAAGCATCTTCATCTCCAAAAACGAGCTGTGGGTCATCACGCCGTTCATGGCCTATG GTTCAGCTAAAGATTTAATAAGCAACCACTTTACCGATGGCATGAGCGAGCTGGCAATCGCCTACATCCTGCAGGGCGTGGTGAAGGCGCTGGACTACATCCACCACATGGGCTACGTGCACAG GAGTGTGAAGGCCAGCCATATCCTCATCGCTGCCGACGGCCAGGTTTACCTGTCTGGCCTGCGCAGCATCTTCAGCCTCATCCGTCACGGGCAGCGGGCCCGGGTGGTACACGACTTCCCCCAGTACAGCATGAAGGTGCTACCCTGGCTAAGCCCCGAGGTTCTGCAGCAG AATCTGCAGGGATATGATGCCCGCTCAGACATCTACAGCCTTGGGATTACCGCCTGTGAGCTTGCCAATGGCCATGTGCCTTTTAAAGACATGCCAGCTACCCAG ATGCTTCTGGAGAAACTGAATGGAACCGTACCCTGCCTGCTGGACACCAGCACCATCCCGCCAGAGGAGCTCACCATGAAGCCGTCCCGCTCGGGGGCTGACTCGGGCATCGGAGAAAGCACAGGGGCCTGTGGCATCAGGCCCTCAAATGGGGAGCCCAGTCAGCACCCCTACAATCGCACCTTCAGTGCCCACTTCCACAGCTTTGTCGAGCTTTGTTTGCAGAGGGACCCCGAGCGCAG ACCCTCTGCCAGCGCCCTTCTTGGTCACTCCTTCTTCAAACAG ATAAAGCGCCGCGCTTCAGATGCCCTCCCTGAACTCCTCCTACCCGTCTCGCCCATCAGAAACTTGGAGTGCGGGCAGCGGCACAACGACTCGACGGCAGCGCTGGCCAGCTTGGAGTCCAGCCTGGGCCAGCTCGAAGTGGATGACTGGGACTTCTAA
- the strada gene encoding STE20-related kinase adapter protein alpha isoform X4, translated as MSFLAHEESYESLASLPPRDAMGSFVPDSCSYDLLTVIGCGLEDLMTVNLGRYRPTGDYVAIRRINLESCTNEMVNFLQGELHVSKLFHHPNILPYRSIFISKNELWVITPFMAYGSAKDLISNHFTDGMSELAIAYILQGVVKALDYIHHMGYVHRSVKASHILIAADGQVYLSGLRSIFSLIRHGQRARVVHDFPQYSMKVLPWLSPEVLQQNLQGYDARSDIYSLGITACELANGHVPFKDMPATQMLLEKLNGTVPCLLDTSTIPPEELTMKPSRSGADSGIGESTGACGIRPSNGEPSQHPYNRTFSAHFHSFVELCLQRDPERRPSASALLGHSFFKQIKRRASDALPELLLPVSPIRNLECGQRHNDSTAALASLESSLGQLEVDDWDF; from the exons ATGTCTTTCCTG GCCCATGAGGAGAGCTACGAGTCCTTAGCCTCGCTCCCGCCTCGGGACGCCATGGGGAGCTTTGTGCCCGACAGCTGCTCCTACGACCTGCTGACTGTCATAG GCTGCGGACTGGAGGACTTGATGACTGTGAACCTGGGGAGGTACCGGCCGACGGGGGATTATGTGGCCATTCGCAGGATAAACTTGGAAAGCTGCACCAACGAAATGGTGAACTTCCTGCAG ggggagctgcatgtgtccaagctgtttcatcatcccaACATCCTACCCTACAGAAGCATCTTCATCTCCAAAAACGAGCTGTGGGTCATCACGCCGTTCATGGCCTATG GTTCAGCTAAAGATTTAATAAGCAACCACTTTACCGATGGCATGAGCGAGCTGGCAATCGCCTACATCCTGCAGGGCGTGGTGAAGGCGCTGGACTACATCCACCACATGGGCTACGTGCACAG GAGTGTGAAGGCCAGCCATATCCTCATCGCTGCCGACGGCCAGGTTTACCTGTCTGGCCTGCGCAGCATCTTCAGCCTCATCCGTCACGGGCAGCGGGCCCGGGTGGTACACGACTTCCCCCAGTACAGCATGAAGGTGCTACCCTGGCTAAGCCCCGAGGTTCTGCAGCAG AATCTGCAGGGATATGATGCCCGCTCAGACATCTACAGCCTTGGGATTACCGCCTGTGAGCTTGCCAATGGCCATGTGCCTTTTAAAGACATGCCAGCTACCCAG ATGCTTCTGGAGAAACTGAATGGAACCGTACCCTGCCTGCTGGACACCAGCACCATCCCGCCAGAGGAGCTCACCATGAAGCCGTCCCGCTCGGGGGCTGACTCGGGCATCGGAGAAAGCACAGGGGCCTGTGGCATCAGGCCCTCAAATGGGGAGCCCAGTCAGCACCCCTACAATCGCACCTTCAGTGCCCACTTCCACAGCTTTGTCGAGCTTTGTTTGCAGAGGGACCCCGAGCGCAG ACCCTCTGCCAGCGCCCTTCTTGGTCACTCCTTCTTCAAACAG ATAAAGCGCCGCGCTTCAGATGCCCTCCCTGAACTCCTCCTACCCGTCTCGCCCATCAGAAACTTGGAGTGCGGGCAGCGGCACAACGACTCGACGGCAGCGCTGGCCAGCTTGGAGTCCAGCCTGGGCCAGCTCGAAGTGGATGACTGGGACTTCTAA